Proteins from one Leptospira wolffii serovar Khorat str. Khorat-H2 genomic window:
- a CDS encoding DUF971 domain-containing protein — MALSLKATTPETISFDEDTLKIEWKDGVVSEFSLLELRKRCPCVVCRGGHGGKIGASTGQIKEAKLLSFSKVGRYAVNLVWGDYHNTGIYSFDSLRLFWQGEEGDLGLPG; from the coding sequence ATGGCACTCAGTTTAAAAGCGACCACACCGGAAACGATTAGCTTCGACGAAGATACTCTTAAGATAGAATGGAAGGACGGAGTCGTTTCCGAATTTTCCCTTTTGGAACTGCGTAAACGATGTCCTTGCGTGGTATGTAGGGGCGGGCATGGCGGAAAGATAGGCGCAAGCACGGGCCAGATCAAAGAGGCTAAGCTTCTCTCTTTTTCCAAGGTGGGAAGATACGCGGTGAATTTAGTCTGGGGAGATTATCATAACACGGGAATCTATAGCTTCGATTCTCTCCGTCTTTTCTGGCAGGGAGAAGAAGGGGATCTGGGCCTTCCCGGTTGA
- the fliQ gene encoding flagellar biosynthesis protein FliQ, with the protein MTEVDVITLIRDALFVTLKLSSPILFTAMVVGLVIGILQTTTSIQEPTIAFVPKLLAIFVVIVVFAGWMLQTATDYTRDLFLMIERF; encoded by the coding sequence ATGACGGAGGTCGACGTAATCACTTTGATTCGCGACGCCTTGTTCGTGACTCTCAAACTCTCGTCTCCGATTCTTTTCACGGCGATGGTGGTGGGACTCGTGATCGGGATTCTGCAAACCACCACGTCCATACAGGAGCCTACGATCGCTTTCGTTCCGAAATTATTGGCGATCTTCGTAGTGATCGTGGTGTTCGCGGGCTGGATGTTGCAGACGGCTACCGATTATACTCGGGATTTATTCCTGATGATAGAGAGATTTTGA
- the asd gene encoding archaetidylserine decarboxylase (Phosphatidylserine decarboxylase is synthesized as a single chain precursor. Generation of the pyruvoyl active site from a Ser is coupled to cleavage of a Gly-Ser bond between the larger (beta) and smaller (alpha chains). It is an integral membrane protein.) has translation MLTTKLFPFLDLDILKPYFYFLLFIGLYLTIRLKFPQVRFLFLAVKIFSGNMDYKGSRGRLVHSQAFYAGTGSSLLPGAVLGSALALVLSGPGVLLWIWVSSFLIMPLRFVSSTLAIRFRIKLESGRYLSGPMYFIEKALKARWLAIAFALTGLLTVLAMGGAMPMLGVSFLAQNGLDIQGMTVPFLISVVVIFVVLGGIRRVGRISAYLAPIGIILFFLSYVLLFRGNLVGFTSFMEAVWKDATQPFSVLLGGGFSLFRIFSTGTGMFFLSTETGIGKSAGVAGVVRTDAAAKQGIVSMLATFFEGFVVSTFVIYALFSFGVKDLETIRNFLVVLIQGPVDPARTALFLSFLLFSVVAISGWFYTGEQNARYIFGEKFANAYRILFIASLLASAYGYLVYGEDVLLQIFGIGYSLALVTAVPVLVSLVLLAKVAQGELRKFLEGGAHYEIFKDFYLLLLSILPKNLVSLLFGILASLRLPRFIMIPILRAFAKAYKINVDEAELEIQEYNSLNQFFTRALKAGARIIDSAENAMVSPVDARITGFGDIHDQVILQAKGVDYNLKELIGGEKYLSKFQNGKYITFYLSPQDYHRIHSPAYGRILGYYYEPGKLFPVNELAVFGIRGLFPKNERLITFLQTEYGLVAVIKVGASNVGRIRVTYDKKIITNTLIRTAKEEDYKDVSIMIDKGAELGRFEMGSTVILVIEKDSFDFGELPLNDKVTYGTPIGTFRRKVLNLPK, from the coding sequence ATGCTAACGACTAAACTTTTTCCGTTCTTGGATCTGGATATACTCAAACCGTACTTCTATTTTTTACTCTTCATCGGTTTGTATCTTACGATTCGACTGAAGTTTCCTCAGGTCCGTTTCTTATTCTTAGCCGTTAAAATCTTTTCGGGAAATATGGATTATAAAGGTTCTAGGGGAAGGCTCGTGCATTCCCAGGCATTTTATGCGGGCACAGGATCCTCTTTATTACCGGGAGCGGTACTCGGGTCGGCTCTTGCGCTTGTACTTTCCGGTCCCGGGGTTCTACTCTGGATTTGGGTTTCCAGCTTTCTTATCATGCCTCTTAGATTCGTATCATCCACTCTGGCGATTCGTTTCCGTATTAAGTTAGAAAGCGGTCGTTATCTTTCCGGTCCTATGTATTTTATCGAGAAAGCGCTGAAGGCAAGATGGCTTGCGATCGCTTTCGCATTAACAGGATTATTAACCGTTCTTGCAATGGGTGGGGCCATGCCCATGTTAGGAGTTTCCTTTCTCGCCCAAAACGGATTGGATATACAAGGAATGACGGTGCCCTTCCTGATCTCGGTCGTAGTGATCTTCGTAGTGCTCGGAGGTATTCGCAGAGTGGGAAGAATCTCCGCCTATCTAGCGCCGATCGGAATCATTTTGTTTTTCTTAAGTTACGTTCTTTTGTTCCGAGGAAACCTAGTTGGTTTCACTTCCTTCATGGAAGCGGTATGGAAGGATGCGACCCAACCTTTCTCTGTTCTTTTAGGGGGAGGATTTTCCCTATTCAGGATTTTCAGTACCGGAACCGGAATGTTCTTCCTTTCCACGGAAACCGGTATAGGTAAGAGCGCCGGTGTCGCGGGAGTTGTACGCACGGATGCTGCGGCTAAGCAAGGAATCGTAAGTATGCTTGCGACCTTCTTCGAGGGATTCGTAGTTTCCACATTCGTAATTTACGCCTTATTTTCCTTCGGAGTAAAGGATTTGGAAACGATCCGAAACTTCCTGGTTGTACTGATCCAGGGGCCTGTGGATCCGGCAAGAACCGCCTTATTCCTTTCGTTTTTGCTTTTCTCGGTGGTTGCGATATCCGGTTGGTTTTACACGGGAGAACAGAATGCCCGTTATATATTCGGTGAGAAATTCGCGAACGCATATCGTATTCTATTCATAGCCTCCCTTCTCGCGTCCGCTTATGGGTATTTGGTATACGGGGAGGACGTACTACTCCAGATCTTCGGAATCGGATATAGCCTTGCGCTCGTGACTGCGGTTCCGGTATTGGTGAGTCTTGTTCTTCTCGCGAAAGTCGCTCAGGGAGAATTGCGCAAATTCCTGGAAGGGGGAGCGCATTATGAAATCTTTAAAGACTTCTACCTTCTTTTACTTTCGATTTTACCTAAGAACCTTGTGTCTCTTTTATTCGGGATACTCGCATCCTTAAGATTGCCTCGCTTTATCATGATTCCCATACTTAGGGCTTTCGCTAAGGCGTACAAGATCAATGTGGACGAGGCAGAATTGGAAATCCAGGAATACAATTCCCTGAATCAATTCTTCACTCGGGCTTTGAAGGCAGGAGCGAGAATCATCGATTCCGCGGAGAATGCGATGGTATCTCCCGTGGACGCAAGAATCACCGGATTCGGAGATATACACGATCAGGTGATCCTACAGGCAAAAGGAGTGGATTATAATCTGAAGGAACTTATCGGAGGAGAAAAGTATCTCTCCAAGTTCCAAAACGGAAAATATATCACATTCTATCTTTCCCCTCAGGATTATCATAGGATCCATTCTCCCGCTTATGGAAGAATTTTAGGATATTATTATGAACCCGGAAAGCTATTCCCGGTGAACGAATTGGCCGTTTTCGGAATCAGAGGACTTTTCCCTAAGAACGAAAGATTGATCACCTTCCTACAGACCGAATACGGACTAGTGGCGGTGATCAAGGTGGGAGCTTCCAACGTAGGAAGAATTCGCGTTACCTACGACAAGAAGATCATCACGAATACTCTTATCCGCACCGCTAAGGAAGAGGATTACAAGGACGTATCCATAATGATTGATAAGGGCGCGGAATTGGGACGATTCGAGATGGGATCCACGGTGATCCTGGTGATCGAAAAGGATAGTTTCGATTTCGGAGAGTTGCCTCTGAACGATAAAGTGACTTATGGAACTCCTATCGGAACCTTCCGTAGGAAAGTATTGAATCTACCGAAATAA
- the fliR gene encoding flagellar biosynthetic protein FliR, translating into MEYFVGHFQVFLLILARIVGLLSVAPVFSFASITFAQRMSLGFLLAVIIFPVSSGFVPPIPGHMADYGLVAVGEVLIGILLGFLVSMVFAAFQMAGEFFNVQLGFGYAEVLDPISQTSLPVISTLKNMLGMLLFLSLGAYRFLFESLVYSFEKVQILKLIPEIQDGLYRAMEGAVGAMFLVAFKISLPILGVLLLVTVSEALMGKAAPQLNILQLSFPIKIAIGLIVMILAVPFLISQMDAAFQLSFEKLNLMLKEWPQ; encoded by the coding sequence ATGGAATACTTCGTGGGTCATTTCCAAGTATTTCTTTTGATCCTGGCTAGGATCGTGGGACTCCTATCGGTTGCTCCCGTATTCTCTTTTGCCTCCATCACTTTCGCCCAAAGGATGAGCCTTGGATTTCTTTTGGCCGTGATCATATTTCCGGTCAGCTCCGGATTCGTTCCTCCGATTCCGGGGCATATGGCGGACTACGGGCTCGTGGCCGTGGGAGAGGTATTGATCGGAATTCTTCTCGGCTTTTTGGTGAGCATGGTCTTTGCCGCCTTCCAGATGGCGGGAGAATTTTTTAACGTGCAATTGGGTTTCGGGTATGCGGAAGTTTTGGATCCGATCTCCCAAACGAGTCTTCCCGTTATCAGTACTCTTAAGAATATGTTAGGCATGCTACTCTTTCTCTCTTTAGGCGCATATAGATTCCTTTTCGAGAGCTTAGTGTATTCCTTCGAAAAGGTGCAAATCCTGAAACTGATCCCGGAAATTCAGGATGGACTCTACCGTGCCATGGAAGGTGCCGTGGGAGCCATGTTCCTTGTGGCCTTCAAGATTTCTTTGCCGATTTTGGGAGTGCTTCTACTAGTTACCGTATCCGAGGCGCTTATGGGAAAAGCGGCTCCCCAATTGAATATTCTACAATTGAGTTTTCCGATCAAGATCGCAATCGGTCTCATCGTGATGATTTTGGCGGTGCCCTTTCTGATCTCTCAGATGGATGCAGCCTTTCAGCTTTCTTTCGAGAAATTGAATCTGATGTTAAAGGAATGGCCCCAATGA
- a CDS encoding EscU/YscU/HrcU family type III secretion system export apparatus switch protein, whose protein sequence is MPLPFRIDLQLFAAEDEGRTQPGSERRRREEREKGNVPKSPEVASAIVLLAGIVLLYLMGEYFFMRSYYLLRKYFHGIRTAGVASPESVTELMGNALWDVTQLLLPLLGITVVAAIVGNVVQTGFLFAPRALAFNFGRIRPNFKKILPNRQTMFSLGKSLLKVVIIGWVSYFVIEKDFFKILMLGNMGLEESVGLITYTAFKIFVVVGILLLVISVGDYFFQRYEYEEALKMTPSESKREMKEQDGDPSLQARRRQMARDTIKKSKMLAEVPKADVVITNPTHFAVALEYKPSRHKAPVVIAKGVDDFALRIIRVAKANGVATVEDRPMARTLYDEVEIGQEVPAKFYTALSVIFTKLESFRRAFRNAS, encoded by the coding sequence ATGCCTCTGCCGTTTCGCATCGATCTGCAATTATTCGCAGCCGAGGACGAAGGTCGAACCCAACCGGGAAGTGAAAGGCGTAGAAGGGAAGAAAGAGAGAAGGGGAATGTGCCCAAGAGTCCGGAGGTGGCCTCGGCAATCGTTCTTCTCGCGGGTATCGTGCTACTCTATCTCATGGGAGAATATTTCTTCATGAGATCGTATTATCTTTTGCGAAAATACTTTCACGGGATCCGGACCGCCGGTGTCGCCTCTCCCGAAAGCGTTACCGAACTCATGGGGAACGCTCTTTGGGATGTGACCCAATTGCTTCTGCCTCTTTTGGGAATTACCGTGGTCGCCGCGATCGTGGGAAACGTAGTGCAGACCGGATTTTTATTCGCGCCTAGGGCGCTCGCTTTCAATTTCGGAAGGATCCGTCCCAATTTCAAGAAGATCCTTCCGAACCGTCAGACTATGTTCAGTCTGGGCAAGTCCTTGTTGAAGGTGGTCATCATCGGTTGGGTTTCCTATTTCGTGATCGAGAAGGACTTCTTTAAGATTCTTATGTTGGGGAATATGGGCCTGGAGGAATCCGTGGGCCTAATCACTTATACCGCATTTAAGATTTTTGTGGTGGTCGGTATCCTTCTTTTGGTGATCAGCGTAGGGGATTATTTCTTCCAACGTTACGAATACGAAGAAGCCTTAAAAATGACTCCTTCCGAATCCAAAAGAGAAATGAAGGAACAGGACGGGGACCCTTCTCTCCAAGCTAGACGCAGACAGATGGCGAGAGATACCATCAAGAAAAGTAAAATGCTCGCGGAAGTTCCCAAGGCGGACGTGGTGATTACGAACCCTACCCACTTCGCCGTGGCGTTGGAATACAAGCCTTCTCGGCACAAGGCTCCCGTGGTTATCGCCAAGGGAGTGGACGATTTCGCTCTTAGAATCATCCGCGTGGCAAAGGCCAACGGAGTTGCCACGGTGGAGGACAGGCCCATGGCAAGAACGCTCTACGACGAGGTCGAGATCGGCCAGGAAGTTCCCGCCAAATTCTATACTGCGCTCAGCGTTATATTTACGAAACTCGAATCTTTCCGGAGAGCGTTCCGAAACGCTTCCTAA
- a CDS encoding FliO/MopB family protein yields the protein MNRNLPVNQSSGLRLGSLAIAIGVFCVLLGSSNSLFAQGSEREKMDELLKQELKSEGQKAATPGEKTSSEPANNTVPSENTAPAPNPIEERYKPSSDGPSLVGILFRIILVLGILCGAAYWILKTAARTREGRLPVQGEMNLLSSLVLGTNKQLQIVEVTGQIFVLGVADNGINLISEIKDPETKARLQRMKDEFQPPEGGFLVTVLEQLKDLNIRITGKSEEEDPQLTSSPSARKERQKKLKQKLDEIKKERNDLENGLFDLN from the coding sequence ATGAACCGGAATCTTCCAGTGAATCAGTCTAGTGGTTTACGACTCGGCTCCCTCGCGATTGCGATCGGAGTCTTTTGTGTTTTATTAGGTTCTTCTAATTCCCTTTTCGCACAAGGTTCGGAAAGGGAGAAGATGGACGAGCTCCTAAAGCAGGAATTGAAATCGGAAGGACAAAAGGCCGCGACTCCGGGAGAAAAAACTTCTTCCGAGCCCGCAAACAACACCGTTCCTTCCGAGAATACGGCACCCGCTCCGAATCCGATCGAAGAAAGGTATAAGCCCAGTTCGGACGGACCGAGTTTGGTAGGAATTCTATTTAGGATCATTCTCGTCTTGGGAATCCTTTGCGGAGCGGCTTACTGGATCTTAAAGACCGCAGCAAGAACGAGAGAAGGAAGACTGCCGGTCCAAGGAGAGATGAATCTCTTGAGCAGTTTGGTCCTCGGAACGAATAAGCAATTGCAGATCGTGGAAGTTACCGGTCAGATTTTTGTCTTAGGCGTTGCGGATAACGGTATTAATCTCATTTCGGAGATCAAGGATCCTGAGACCAAGGCCAGATTGCAAAGAATGAAGGACGAGTTCCAGCCTCCCGAAGGAGGATTCCTCGTGACGGTTCTGGAACAACTCAAGGATCTGAATATTCGTATCACAGGAAAATCGGAAGAGGAAGATCCTCAGCTTACTTCTTCTCCGTCCGCCAGAAAAGAAAGGCAAAAGAAGCTGAAGCAGAAATTGGACGAGATCAAGAAGGAAAGGAACGACCTGGAAAACGGGTTATTCGATTTGAACTAG
- the fliN gene encoding flagellar motor switch protein FliN, translated as MGEGSLSQEEIDALLAGANETFDPSSMAAGGGSKEAAGLSPVDRDLLSDFLSHCFMTAGNTLAAILSKTSNFMNPTTETKSRKDVEAELKSNTLILYSTYSGNLNGRVALAMGADNAARIANMMMGGFDSGGLDEGQLQTLRDSLIPIMGALQSQIAAKTGGGVNGSPAETRHVTSPAALVLPEGDPLVRTFFNLSIEGLPSFRVQFLISLSMANDILSLSKRSGGGGGDYGGGGYQGGMGGGAGMSQVGMKSVSFPNLATASGAQGTPNLNLLMDVQMSVTVELGRTKMYIKDILGLGEGSIIELDKLAGEPVDLLVNGKLIAKGEVVVIDENFGVRVTDIVSPADRIKPESGGG; from the coding sequence ATGGGTGAAGGATCCCTTTCCCAGGAAGAAATAGACGCCTTATTAGCCGGCGCAAATGAAACGTTCGATCCGAGTAGCATGGCTGCCGGAGGCGGATCCAAGGAAGCCGCAGGGTTGTCTCCTGTGGATAGGGATCTCCTGTCCGATTTCCTTTCTCATTGCTTTATGACTGCCGGAAATACTCTGGCCGCTATTCTATCCAAGACCTCCAATTTTATGAATCCCACTACGGAGACAAAGTCCCGTAAGGATGTAGAGGCGGAATTAAAATCCAATACTCTTATTCTTTATTCCACTTATTCGGGAAATCTGAACGGTAGGGTGGCTCTGGCCATGGGCGCGGATAACGCCGCTCGTATCGCCAATATGATGATGGGCGGTTTCGATTCCGGAGGACTGGACGAAGGGCAGCTCCAAACGCTCCGAGACAGCTTGATTCCTATCATGGGCGCTCTACAATCCCAAATTGCTGCGAAAACCGGAGGAGGCGTGAACGGTTCTCCTGCGGAGACCAGACATGTGACTTCTCCTGCGGCGCTTGTGCTTCCGGAAGGAGATCCGCTGGTTCGGACCTTTTTCAATCTTTCGATCGAAGGACTTCCTTCTTTTAGAGTGCAGTTTTTGATCTCTTTATCCATGGCCAACGATATCCTTTCTCTTTCCAAAAGATCCGGAGGAGGAGGGGGAGATTATGGCGGAGGCGGATACCAAGGCGGAATGGGCGGCGGTGCCGGCATGTCTCAAGTCGGAATGAAATCCGTATCCTTCCCGAATCTAGCTACAGCAAGCGGGGCCCAAGGCACCCCGAATTTGAATCTGCTCATGGACGTTCAGATGTCCGTGACCGTGGAGTTGGGAAGAACCAAGATGTACATCAAAGACATCCTGGGTTTGGGAGAAGGTTCCATCATCGAGTTGGATAAATTGGCCGGTGAGCCTGTGGATCTATTGGTTAACGGCAAGTTGATTGCGAAAGGAGAGGTCGTGGTCATCGACGAAAACTTCGGTGTTCGTGTGACGGATATCGTAAGTCCCGCCGATCGTATCAAGCCGGAGTCGGGAGGCGGATGA
- the fliP gene encoding flagellar type III secretion system pore protein FliP (The bacterial flagellar biogenesis protein FliP forms a type III secretion system (T3SS)-type pore required for flagellar assembly.) yields MRHKSIMWKIPSLLLLVFVLFSFVPEEVYAQANAPRIPIPNLNINVNEAKGPRETSLSLMVLFLVTILSLAPAIVMSLTSFTKIVIVLDFVRRALSIQNLPPNQVMVGLALFLTFFIMAPTLNVVYDKALNPYMDGKIDTNEFFDKSMVPLREFMIRQIGPSGAKDVALFLKIGRVEKVESFDDVPSYVLIPAFMLSEIKKAFWIGIIIFIPFIVVDLVVASALLSMGLNMLPPVMVSLPFKLILFLLADGWNLIVYELVRSYK; encoded by the coding sequence ATGAGACATAAATCGATTATGTGGAAGATTCCCTCGCTTCTATTGCTTGTATTCGTTTTATTTAGCTTCGTTCCGGAGGAGGTATACGCGCAAGCGAACGCTCCTCGTATCCCCATTCCGAATTTGAATATCAATGTGAACGAGGCCAAAGGACCCAGAGAGACGAGTCTCTCCCTGATGGTTCTTTTCTTAGTCACCATCCTTTCCTTGGCTCCTGCGATCGTGATGTCTCTCACTTCGTTTACCAAAATCGTAATCGTTTTGGATTTTGTGAGAAGGGCTTTGTCCATCCAGAACCTTCCCCCGAACCAGGTCATGGTGGGGCTCGCTCTATTTCTTACATTCTTCATCATGGCTCCTACCTTGAATGTGGTTTATGATAAGGCGTTGAATCCTTATATGGACGGAAAGATAGACACGAACGAATTCTTCGATAAGTCCATGGTGCCTTTGCGGGAATTCATGATCCGACAGATCGGACCTTCCGGCGCCAAGGACGTGGCCCTATTCTTAAAAATCGGAAGAGTGGAGAAGGTGGAATCCTTCGACGACGTTCCTAGCTATGTTCTCATTCCCGCATTCATGCTTTCGGAGATCAAGAAAGCGTTTTGGATCGGAATCATCATCTTCATTCCTTTCATCGTAGTGGATTTGGTGGTGGCCTCGGCACTTCTCTCCATGGGTCTGAATATGTTGCCGCCGGTGATGGTGAGTCTTCCGTTTAAGCTGATCTTATTCTTACTGGCGGATGGTTGGAATTTAATCGTCTACGAGCTCGTAAGGAGTTATAAATGA
- a CDS encoding LIC_11366 family protein, which yields MPSVWKGLRFGFLLLFYIAGLSAVFGEEAPIAPKMKELPKNQAPAPEGNWEIGARFGWGIRGPNRFDQNLNGFSSTLDPRIPSSTTQENNRMMTQGEMFARTKFGENFKVGFLGGFRYFQNFHLTNVTTEPFYTRLDFGMESIYFLAMVWQEGRFNRLLRWEAGLGMGYAQALWTTKGYATDGKDFYSQEGNLKGSGMEFRLEGSLNAPITDTVTLSFGTYLSWINIASFDGSFNGDYASIYIRQDGRVSPLTESANQDNILLSNQYSRKLDMQSAYGGLFFGVNYKL from the coding sequence TTGCCGTCGGTTTGGAAAGGCCTCCGATTCGGGTTCCTTCTACTATTCTATATTGCCGGCCTTTCGGCCGTATTCGGAGAAGAAGCGCCGATCGCTCCTAAAATGAAGGAACTCCCCAAAAACCAGGCCCCGGCCCCAGAAGGAAATTGGGAGATCGGAGCTAGATTCGGATGGGGGATCCGCGGCCCGAACCGTTTCGACCAGAACCTGAACGGATTCAGCTCCACTTTGGATCCGAGGATTCCGAGCAGTACCACTCAGGAAAACAACCGGATGATGACCCAAGGCGAGATGTTCGCAAGAACCAAGTTCGGAGAGAATTTTAAGGTTGGCTTTCTGGGTGGATTTCGTTATTTCCAGAACTTTCACCTAACGAATGTTACTACGGAACCGTTTTATACCAGATTGGATTTCGGAATGGAGAGCATCTATTTTCTCGCCATGGTTTGGCAGGAAGGAAGATTCAACCGACTATTGCGTTGGGAGGCGGGACTCGGAATGGGTTATGCCCAAGCTCTATGGACCACGAAAGGATATGCGACGGACGGCAAGGACTTTTATTCGCAGGAAGGAAACTTGAAAGGTTCTGGAATGGAATTCCGTTTGGAAGGATCCTTGAACGCCCCGATCACCGACACTGTAACGCTCAGTTTCGGAACCTATCTCTCTTGGATCAATATCGCTTCCTTCGATGGCTCTTTTAACGGAGACTACGCCAGCATCTACATACGGCAGGACGGAAGAGTCTCCCCTCTCACCGAATCCGCCAACCAAGATAATATCCTTTTGTCCAACCAGTATTCCAGAAAGTTGGATATGCAGTCCGCCTACGGCGGACTGTTTTTCGGAGTAAATTACAAACTCTGA
- a CDS encoding START domain-containing protein, with protein MLKKIPLLLLLIWIPSGIFAWDLEKEKNGIVVHTRQIEGSELREFRGKTRLKASLHTVIALMEDNPNYTTWLKDCKKSEAVKVLNPKEKYIYIQNGVPWPLNDRDFVIHSILIQDKNTGAVTYQMRPVSNVVPEKSGIVRGTIRGFWKFVPIGDEVEVTYQVHSEPGGSIPTSIANFVVVDIPYETLKKMKEKVEDPKYKNAPKHPDVIEPPAPK; from the coding sequence ATGTTGAAGAAAATTCCATTATTGCTTTTACTAATTTGGATTCCGTCCGGGATTTTCGCCTGGGATCTGGAAAAGGAAAAGAACGGCATAGTCGTTCATACTCGTCAGATTGAAGGTTCGGAACTCCGGGAATTCCGGGGAAAGACTAGGTTAAAGGCAAGCCTACACACCGTGATCGCGCTTATGGAAGACAATCCCAATTATACTACCTGGTTAAAGGATTGTAAGAAATCGGAAGCAGTAAAAGTGCTGAACCCCAAGGAAAAATATATATACATCCAGAACGGAGTGCCTTGGCCCTTGAATGATCGCGATTTCGTAATACATTCCATATTGATCCAGGATAAGAATACGGGTGCTGTCACCTACCAGATGCGTCCCGTATCCAACGTAGTACCGGAAAAAAGCGGTATAGTCCGAGGAACTATCCGAGGCTTTTGGAAATTCGTGCCGATAGGAGACGAGGTGGAGGTGACTTACCAGGTTCATAGCGAACCTGGAGGAAGTATTCCTACTTCCATCGCGAATTTCGTGGTAGTCGATATACCTTACGAGACCCTAAAAAAAATGAAGGAGAAGGTGGAAGATCCTAAATACAAAAACGCTCCCAAACATCCGGACGTAATCGAACCACCGGCTCCCAAATAG